The window CCTCGTTCCTGGCAACCTTGGAATAAAAAGTGTACCTGTTCCGTGCCTGGCTTTCACCAACGAAAGCTTTGGCCAGATTCTCGATTGTGTTTTTCATGAATTCCTCCTTTTTCGTTTAGTAATATATACGTCTTCAATAACAATAACTTGTGGATTAAATAGCTTTTTTATTATTGGCTTGGAAACGTAGAAAACTGGTCTGCCACTACCCACCATTTTCCTTTCTCTTTTACCAGGGCGAACATATCCCTTCCGCCGGCTTTAATGGTTTGTCCACTCATTTCATAGGACATATCCCAGTAGTAAGTTACTACAGCAAATTTCCCGTTTCCATGGATCTGAACTTTCGGGTCTTTCTCTTTCCAGTAATGGATTTTTGCTGTCTCAACAAATTTCTTCCAGCCCGCGATGCAAGCGTCTCTTCCTTCAACACGGTTATGATCAGTTGGAGTAATTGCTACCATATCCTTATGAAAATAATTTTTGAGTTTATCCGGATTTCCGTCTACAGCCCAGGCTCGGTTCAGCTCCTGAATAGTTTTCCAGACCTCTTGCTTGATTTTAGATTTTTCCACTCAATCTCTCCTCTTTTGGAAAATTCAGCAGGGCGAATTGAGCAAACCGCCCGACATTCCGATCTATTTTATTTACCTCGCCTCTAAAAGTCAAGTTCTTTTAGAGTCCAGGAATCAACCAACGATAAGTTACGGTAGGTCGGGCTGTCCCGCCGAAGCGGGACTGCCCGACAAACTCTGATGGTCGGGTAGCTTGCGCAACCCGACCTACACCTATCTGCTGAGAAGAAATATAGTCAGGTAGACCCAGAGCCTGCCCGTAGGGTTGCCCTCAACTTGGGTCAGTTGAGATCACCCCACCTTGAGGCAAGGTGGGCTACCGAGTCCAAATCGATTGAAGGATGAAGCCTTGCGCTACGAAAAAGGGTCAGACAGGAATGTCTGACCTAC is drawn from Candidatus Zixiibacteriota bacterium and contains these coding sequences:
- a CDS encoding rubrerythrin family protein; this translates as MKNTIENLAKAFVGESQARNRYTFYSKVARNE
- a CDS encoding nuclear transport factor 2 family protein, with amino-acid sequence MEKSKIKQEVWKTIQELNRAWAVDGNPDKLKNYFHKDMVAITPTDHNRVEGRDACIAGWKKFVETAKIHYWKEKDPKVQIHGNGKFAVVTYYWDMSYEMSGQTIKAGGRDMFALVKEKGKWWVVADQFSTFPSQ